One genomic window of Vibrio mangrovi includes the following:
- the ihfA gene encoding integration host factor subunit alpha — translation MALTKADLAENLFEKLEFSKRDAKETVEAFFEEIRKALENGEQVKLSGFGNFDLRDKNERPGRNPKTGEDIPITARRVVTFRPGQKLKARVENIEPNEE, via the coding sequence ATGGCGCTCACAAAGGCCGATTTGGCTGAAAACCTGTTCGAAAAGCTTGAGTTTAGTAAACGGGATGCCAAGGAAACGGTTGAAGCATTTTTTGAGGAAATCCGTAAAGCTCTGGAAAATGGCGAGCAGGTAAAACTGTCTGGCTTTGGTAATTTTGACCTGAGAGACAAGAACGAGCGTCCTGGTCGAAATCCAAAAACCGGTGAGGATATTCCGATTACTGCAAGACGTGTTGTCACATTCCGCCCGGGCCAGAAACTGAAAGCCCGCGTCGAAAATATAGAACCGAACGAAGAGTAA
- the cmoB gene encoding tRNA 5-methoxyuridine(34)/uridine 5-oxyacetic acid(34) synthase CmoB, whose protein sequence is MFNFANFYQLIAQDQRLQPWLNVLPQQLTDWQNDSHGDFDRWLRSLNKLPTLIPDHIELQTEVAINNQEPLSVGEQKKLENLLKTFHPWRKGPYNIHGIHIDTEWRSDWKWERVLPHISPLKNRSVLDVGCGNGYHMWRMLGEGARLCIGVDPSHLFLIQFEAIRRLMGNDQRAHLLPLGIEALPKLEAFDTVFSMGVLYHRRSPLDHLLQLKDQLVSGGELILETLVIEGDENAVLVPVDRYAQMRNVYFFPSARALKVWLEKCGFIQVVIADENETSTEEQRTTTWMTHNSLPDYLDPNDPTKTVEGYPAPRRAILIARKP, encoded by the coding sequence ATGTTTAACTTTGCTAATTTTTATCAGCTGATAGCTCAAGATCAACGCCTTCAGCCCTGGCTGAACGTTTTGCCTCAACAGTTGACAGACTGGCAGAACGATTCACATGGTGATTTCGATCGGTGGCTCCGTTCACTGAACAAACTACCGACACTGATTCCGGATCATATTGAGCTACAAACAGAGGTTGCCATAAATAATCAGGAACCACTGTCAGTCGGAGAACAAAAGAAACTGGAAAATCTGCTGAAAACATTTCATCCCTGGCGAAAAGGCCCCTATAACATTCATGGCATCCATATTGATACAGAGTGGCGTTCAGACTGGAAATGGGAACGCGTATTACCCCATATTTCTCCGCTGAAAAACCGCAGTGTACTGGATGTTGGCTGCGGCAATGGTTACCATATGTGGCGAATGCTCGGAGAAGGAGCACGACTCTGTATCGGTGTGGATCCTTCTCACTTGTTCCTTATCCAGTTCGAAGCGATACGACGGCTGATGGGAAATGATCAGAGAGCCCATTTATTACCACTCGGTATTGAAGCACTGCCAAAATTGGAAGCTTTTGATACTGTCTTCAGTATGGGAGTGCTCTATCACCGCCGTTCTCCGCTGGATCACCTGTTACAGTTAAAAGACCAGCTGGTTTCAGGCGGCGAACTGATTCTGGAAACACTAGTCATCGAGGGTGATGAAAATGCGGTTCTGGTACCTGTGGATCGCTATGCTCAAATGCGGAATGTGTACTTCTTTCCTTCGGCACGTGCATTGAAAGTATGGCTGGAAAAATGTGGTTTTATTCAAGTCGTTATTGCTGATGAGAATGAGACTTCAACAGAAGAACAGCGTACAACAACATGGATGACACATAACTCACTGCCTGACTATCTTGACCCGAATGATCCAACAAAAACGGTTGAAGGCTATCCGGCACCGAGAAGAGCGATTCTTATCGCCCGGAAACCATAA
- the aspS gene encoding aspartate--tRNA ligase, producing the protein MRSHYCGHLNKSLVGQNVELCGWVNRRRDLGGLIFIDMRDREGLVQVVVDPDMAEVFEVANQLRSEFCIRLTGEVRARPESQINRDMVTGEVEILATQLEIINRSDVLPLDFNQKNTEEQRLKYRYLDLRRPEMSDRIKLRARASSFVRRFLDGQGFLDIETPVLTKATPEGARDYLVPSRVHKGKFYALPQSPQLFKQLLMMSGFDRYYQIVKCFRDEDLRADRQPEFTQIDIETSFMSADEVRAVTEKMIREMWQELLDVNLGEFPVMAYSEAMRRFGSDKPDLRNPLELVDVADLVKDVEFKVFSGPANDPKGRVAVIRVPGGASLTRKQIDGYGEYVSIYGAKGLAWMKVNDRAAGMEGIQSPVAKFLSESVIEAILERTQAQSGDIILFGADKTGVVSEALGALRLKLGTDLALTDESVWAPLWVVDFPMFEEDDEGQLHAMHHPFTSPLGVTPDELKANPAGVNSNAYDMVLNGYEVGGGSVRIHDSAMQTTVFDILGIKEDEQRQKFGFLLDALKYGTPPHAGLAFGLDRLVMLLCGTENIRDVIAFPKTTAAACLMTEAPSEANPAALEELAIAVRAKTENS; encoded by the coding sequence ATGCGTAGCCATTATTGTGGTCACCTGAACAAGTCCCTTGTCGGACAAAATGTAGAACTTTGCGGTTGGGTGAATCGTCGTCGGGATTTAGGCGGTCTGATTTTTATTGATATGCGAGATCGTGAAGGGCTGGTTCAGGTTGTTGTTGACCCGGATATGGCAGAAGTATTTGAAGTGGCGAACCAGCTGCGTAGTGAATTCTGTATCCGTCTGACAGGAGAAGTCAGAGCTCGTCCGGAGAGTCAGATTAACCGTGATATGGTAACCGGTGAAGTTGAAATTCTGGCAACTCAACTGGAGATTATCAACCGCTCTGATGTATTACCGCTGGATTTTAATCAGAAGAATACAGAAGAACAGCGGCTGAAGTATCGTTATCTCGATTTACGTCGTCCTGAAATGAGTGATCGCATTAAGTTGCGCGCCCGGGCTTCCAGTTTTGTGCGCCGTTTCCTCGATGGACAGGGATTCCTGGATATTGAAACGCCGGTTCTGACTAAAGCAACACCGGAAGGTGCGCGTGACTATCTGGTTCCGAGCCGGGTGCACAAAGGTAAGTTTTATGCGTTGCCGCAATCTCCGCAATTGTTTAAGCAGTTGCTGATGATGTCCGGATTTGATCGTTACTATCAGATTGTAAAATGTTTCCGTGATGAAGATTTACGGGCGGATCGCCAGCCTGAATTCACACAGATCGATATTGAAACCTCGTTCATGTCCGCAGATGAAGTCCGTGCTGTGACAGAAAAAATGATCCGGGAAATGTGGCAGGAGTTGTTGGATGTCAATCTGGGAGAGTTCCCGGTGATGGCATACAGCGAAGCGATGCGCCGTTTTGGTAGTGACAAACCGGATCTGCGTAACCCGCTAGAGTTGGTTGATGTTGCTGATTTAGTGAAAGACGTTGAGTTCAAAGTGTTCTCCGGACCGGCCAATGATCCGAAAGGCCGGGTTGCTGTGATTCGGGTTCCGGGTGGGGCGAGTCTGACCCGTAAACAGATCGACGGATACGGTGAATACGTTTCTATCTATGGCGCGAAAGGGCTGGCATGGATGAAAGTTAATGACCGGGCTGCGGGAATGGAAGGAATTCAGTCTCCGGTAGCTAAGTTTTTGTCTGAATCTGTCATTGAGGCTATTCTGGAACGAACTCAGGCGCAAAGCGGCGATATTATTCTGTTTGGTGCAGATAAGACTGGTGTTGTCTCTGAAGCACTGGGTGCATTACGCTTGAAACTGGGAACTGATTTAGCTCTGACGGATGAGTCTGTCTGGGCTCCTTTGTGGGTGGTAGATTTCCCGATGTTTGAAGAAGATGATGAAGGCCAGCTTCATGCAATGCACCATCCGTTTACATCGCCTCTGGGTGTTACACCTGACGAGCTGAAAGCCAATCCGGCAGGTGTCAATTCTAATGCCTACGATATGGTACTGAACGGTTATGAAGTTGGTGGTGGCTCGGTTCGGATCCATGATTCGGCGATGCAGACCACGGTGTTTGATATTTTAGGCATCAAGGAAGATGAACAGCGTCAGAAGTTCGGCTTCCTGCTGGATGCTTTAAAATATGGTACACCACCACATGCAGGTCTGGCATTTGGCCTTGACCGTCTGGTGATGTTGCTTTGCGGAACCGAAAACATCCGTGATGTGATTGCGTTTCCGAAGACAACGGCAGCAGCCTGTCTGATGACAGAAGCTCCGAGTGAGGCGAATCCGGCAGCTCTTGAAGAGCTGGCTATTGCAGTTCGTGCAAAAACGGAAAATAGTTAA
- a CDS encoding DUF72 domain-containing protein produces the protein MTNPLPIRLGLTLWSHPQWQQTLYGRGTPASGRLEKYAQVFHTVEGNTTFYASPSPTTVANWKAATGPDFRFTFKLPKQITHELMLKGCEDLLNHFMQLMAPLHERVGLWTIQLPAAFGPEHLPALKRFCRYFPTSFPLGVEVRHPAFFQKGPEEKQFNQWLAETQTDRIIMDSRPVFAALPETDAVIDAQKKKPRVPVHAISTGNTPMIRFIGHPDITHNDTFFTPWLQKLPEWIAQGKQPYLMIHTPDNQLAPELAQHLYHQLQQHIRLPDLPPFPGSEQNDQMTMF, from the coding sequence ATGACAAACCCGCTCCCAATTCGACTCGGGCTGACTCTCTGGTCACACCCACAATGGCAACAAACCCTGTATGGACGAGGGACGCCCGCATCCGGTCGTCTGGAAAAGTACGCACAAGTTTTTCATACCGTTGAAGGGAATACAACATTCTATGCATCTCCTTCACCGACAACAGTTGCAAACTGGAAAGCTGCCACCGGACCAGACTTCAGGTTCACCTTTAAACTACCGAAGCAGATCACTCATGAGCTGATGCTCAAAGGCTGTGAAGATTTACTGAATCACTTTATGCAGCTGATGGCACCACTTCATGAACGGGTCGGATTATGGACGATTCAATTGCCGGCAGCTTTCGGCCCGGAGCACCTCCCCGCTCTCAAACGATTTTGCCGTTATTTCCCGACCAGCTTTCCTCTTGGAGTGGAAGTCCGTCATCCGGCATTTTTCCAAAAGGGTCCGGAAGAAAAACAGTTCAACCAATGGCTGGCTGAAACACAGACCGACCGGATTATCATGGATAGCCGACCAGTTTTTGCTGCCCTTCCGGAAACCGATGCGGTGATCGATGCCCAGAAGAAGAAACCCCGCGTTCCAGTCCATGCCATTTCAACCGGGAACACTCCGATGATCCGATTTATCGGCCATCCGGACATCACACACAACGACACCTTTTTTACTCCCTGGCTGCAAAAACTTCCTGAATGGATCGCTCAGGGAAAACAACCTTATCTGATGATTCATACCCCGGACAATCAGTTGGCTCCCGAACTGGCACAACATCTCTATCATCAGTTACAACAACACATCCGGCTGCCGGATTTGCCGCCCTTTCCCGGTTCAGAGCAGAATGATCAGATGACAATGTTTTGA
- a CDS encoding thymidine kinase, producing the protein MAQMYFYYSAMNAGKSTTLLQSSFNYRERGMNPVIYTAAIDDRYGIGKISSRIGLEEDAYLFNDSSDLFQEIDQLHQQMKVDCILIDECQFLSKAQAYQLTDVVDLLGIPVLCYGLRSDFKGELFPGSQYLLAWADKLVELKTICHCGKKANMVVRVDAQGQPIAEGDQIDIGGNDRYVSVCRRHYKEALGRLPS; encoded by the coding sequence TTGGCCCAGATGTATTTTTATTACTCTGCGATGAATGCGGGGAAATCAACCACACTGCTGCAATCTTCTTTTAATTACCGGGAGCGCGGGATGAACCCGGTGATTTATACGGCGGCGATAGATGATCGGTACGGCATTGGGAAAATCAGTTCTCGAATCGGGCTGGAAGAGGACGCTTACCTTTTCAATGACTCTTCAGATCTGTTTCAGGAAATTGACCAGTTGCATCAGCAGATGAAGGTCGATTGCATTTTGATTGATGAATGCCAGTTTTTGTCGAAAGCACAGGCATATCAACTGACTGATGTAGTTGATTTGCTTGGAATTCCGGTTCTCTGCTATGGACTGAGATCTGATTTTAAAGGTGAATTGTTTCCGGGAAGCCAGTATTTACTAGCCTGGGCAGATAAACTGGTTGAACTGAAAACAATTTGTCATTGCGGTAAAAAAGCCAATATGGTGGTTCGGGTAGATGCGCAGGGGCAGCCGATTGCAGAAGGTGACCAGATTGATATTGGCGGGAATGACCGCTATGTCTCTGTATGCCGCCGACATTATAAGGAAGCGCTTGGGCGTCTTCCATCCTGA
- a CDS encoding NAD(P)H-binding protein, with protein MKRVTIIGAGWLGLPLTQHLSDSCRVFASKTTPEGADSLRLQGIRSFCFHFEQPEQPLSETLTAQNTEIVIGCFPPGFRQHKQDEYAHYWNYLVEQCQIAGVEKLVMISTTGVYPNHSGIMTEQDASLEQAQGNPDFSASAKVLLTAEQHVIDSGLDYAILRFSGLIGPKRHPARFVPKLKQVSYLAPANILHLDDAIGSIRYVLEKELSGVFNVTTPETVSKAEFYQAALNVVSSEADLPPVVAQEDKQISSDKLCRCGYVFHYQHTLDALRCL; from the coding sequence ATGAAACGAGTAACAATCATTGGTGCCGGTTGGCTTGGTTTACCACTGACACAACATCTGTCTGACTCTTGCCGGGTTTTTGCCAGTAAGACGACGCCGGAAGGGGCGGATTCTCTGAGACTTCAGGGGATCCGTAGTTTTTGTTTCCATTTCGAGCAGCCCGAGCAACCATTATCCGAAACGCTTACAGCACAAAACACAGAAATTGTCATCGGCTGTTTTCCTCCGGGATTCCGACAACATAAACAGGATGAATACGCCCACTACTGGAATTATCTGGTTGAACAGTGTCAAATCGCCGGAGTAGAAAAACTGGTCATGATCAGTACCACCGGAGTTTATCCCAACCACTCCGGCATAATGACGGAACAGGATGCCAGTCTGGAACAGGCTCAGGGGAACCCCGATTTCAGCGCATCAGCTAAAGTCTTGCTGACCGCGGAGCAGCATGTCATTGACAGCGGCCTGGATTACGCCATTCTACGCTTTAGCGGTTTAATCGGTCCGAAACGCCACCCGGCCCGGTTTGTGCCAAAACTCAAACAAGTCAGCTATCTGGCCCCAGCCAATATACTTCATCTCGATGATGCCATCGGCAGCATTCGCTATGTGCTTGAAAAAGAACTTTCCGGCGTTTTCAATGTGACAACCCCGGAGACCGTCAGCAAAGCTGAATTCTATCAGGCTGCTTTAAATGTCGTTTCGTCAGAAGCAGATTTGCCTCCGGTTGTTGCTCAGGAAGATAAACAAATCAGCAGCGACAAGCTCTGCCGCTGTGGTTATGTATTCCATTATCAGCATACACTGGACGCATTGCGCTGTCTTTAA
- the pheT gene encoding phenylalanine--tRNA ligase subunit beta gives MKFSESWLREWVNPSVTTDELAHQITMAGLEVDDVIAVAGTFTGVKVGQVVECAQHPDADKLRVTKVDVGEEALLDIVCGAPNCRQGLKVAVATVGAVLPGDFKIKKAKLRGQPSHGMLCSFSELGIDVESNGIMELPADAPLGMDFREFLKLDDMTIDVDLTSNRADCFSLRGLAREVGALNRMDVTEPVIQPVEPSTDALISIEVKAPDACPRYLGRIVKNVNIDAQTPLWMQEKLRRSGLRSIDPIVDVTNYVMLEQGQPMHAFDLAKIDGGIVVRMAEQNEKLTLLDGTEATLNSDTLVIADHHKALAIAGVFGGEGSGVNEQTRDILLECAFFAPDSIRGRARSYGLHTDSSMRYERGVDYALQTRAMERATELLVSICGGEAASVVVAESEQYLPQPGTVTLRREKLDRLLGHFIADEDVVEILTRLGMEVAVIDGGWTAVAPTWRFDIAIEQDLIEEIGRMYGYDNIPLQAPQAALTMNLHKEADLSLKRVRDLLVDRGYHEAITYSFVELEQQKLIVPDVEPLVLPNPISADMSAMRLGLIQGLLNTVVHNQKRQQPRVRLFEHGLRFIPDQLADQGIRQEAMIAGVIAGTQGEEHWDLESRTVDFFDAKGDVEAVLELTSNPNAYSFSAARHPALHPGQTAAVYYEGRQIGIIGTVHPEIERKFGLNGKTVVFEIEWSGLNQRLIPEIASVSKFPANRRDIALVVDQNVTSGEVVAACSQAGGQLLQEAKLFDVYVGKGVEDGKKSLAIALTLQSVERTLEEAEISAAVSEIVAVVSEKYGAVLRD, from the coding sequence ATGAAATTCAGTGAATCATGGCTGCGTGAGTGGGTGAATCCGTCAGTAACCACAGACGAACTTGCTCACCAGATTACAATGGCGGGTCTTGAAGTAGATGATGTGATCGCCGTTGCCGGTACATTTACCGGTGTGAAAGTCGGACAGGTAGTCGAATGTGCCCAACACCCTGATGCTGACAAACTACGCGTTACAAAAGTTGATGTGGGTGAAGAAGCGTTACTTGATATCGTTTGTGGTGCACCAAACTGCCGTCAGGGGCTAAAAGTTGCGGTTGCTACGGTTGGTGCAGTTTTGCCGGGTGATTTTAAGATCAAGAAAGCAAAACTGCGTGGTCAGCCGTCTCACGGCATGTTGTGTTCATTCTCGGAGCTTGGCATCGATGTTGAGTCAAACGGAATTATGGAACTGCCCGCTGATGCCCCACTGGGAATGGACTTTCGTGAGTTCCTTAAATTAGATGATATGACGATTGATGTCGACTTGACGTCAAATCGTGCCGATTGTTTCAGTCTGCGTGGTCTGGCCCGTGAAGTCGGAGCCTTAAACCGAATGGATGTTACGGAACCGGTCATTCAGCCTGTTGAACCTTCAACTGATGCTCTGATTTCTATTGAAGTCAAAGCACCTGATGCGTGTCCCCGCTATCTTGGTCGTATTGTAAAAAATGTGAACATTGATGCTCAAACACCATTGTGGATGCAGGAAAAACTTCGCCGGAGCGGATTACGTTCCATCGATCCGATTGTCGATGTGACTAACTATGTCATGTTGGAACAGGGACAGCCAATGCATGCATTTGATCTGGCGAAGATTGATGGTGGCATTGTTGTCCGGATGGCAGAACAGAATGAAAAACTGACGCTGCTGGATGGTACTGAAGCAACGCTGAATAGTGATACTTTGGTGATTGCCGATCATCATAAAGCTTTGGCAATTGCTGGTGTCTTTGGTGGTGAAGGTTCCGGTGTCAATGAACAAACCCGGGATATTTTACTGGAGTGTGCATTTTTTGCGCCGGACAGTATCCGTGGGCGGGCGAGAAGCTACGGTCTGCATACTGATTCTTCCATGCGTTATGAACGCGGAGTTGATTATGCGTTACAAACCCGCGCAATGGAGCGTGCTACTGAATTGCTGGTGAGCATCTGTGGCGGTGAAGCAGCGTCTGTTGTTGTGGCTGAGTCTGAGCAATACCTGCCTCAGCCGGGAACAGTTACACTCCGTCGTGAAAAGCTCGACCGTTTACTGGGACACTTTATCGCTGATGAAGACGTCGTTGAAATTCTGACTCGTTTAGGAATGGAAGTTGCTGTCATTGATGGTGGCTGGACGGCTGTGGCACCGACATGGCGTTTCGATATTGCCATTGAGCAGGACCTGATTGAAGAAATTGGCCGTATGTATGGTTATGACAATATCCCACTTCAGGCTCCACAGGCTGCACTTACCATGAACCTGCACAAAGAGGCTGACTTATCGCTGAAACGTGTCCGTGATTTGTTAGTTGACCGTGGTTATCACGAAGCAATTACCTATAGTTTTGTTGAGCTGGAGCAACAGAAACTGATCGTTCCTGATGTAGAACCGTTGGTATTGCCAAATCCTATTTCTGCGGATATGTCAGCAATGCGGTTGGGATTGATTCAGGGATTGTTAAATACGGTTGTACATAATCAGAAGCGCCAGCAACCTCGTGTTCGTTTATTTGAGCATGGCTTGCGTTTTATTCCTGATCAGCTGGCCGATCAGGGTATCCGTCAGGAAGCGATGATTGCGGGTGTGATTGCCGGAACTCAGGGTGAAGAACATTGGGATCTGGAAAGCCGAACCGTTGATTTCTTTGACGCGAAAGGTGATGTGGAAGCAGTTCTTGAGCTGACATCAAACCCGAATGCGTATTCATTCTCTGCTGCCAGACACCCGGCATTACATCCGGGACAGACAGCCGCTGTGTATTATGAAGGCCGTCAGATTGGTATCATTGGTACGGTTCATCCGGAAATTGAGCGCAAGTTTGGCCTGAATGGTAAAACGGTTGTGTTTGAGATCGAGTGGAGTGGACTAAATCAACGTTTGATTCCAGAAATCGCATCGGTTTCAAAATTCCCTGCGAACCGCCGTGACATTGCTTTGGTTGTTGATCAGAACGTGACATCCGGAGAAGTGGTCGCAGCTTGCTCTCAGGCTGGTGGGCAGTTGCTTCAGGAAGCGAAGCTTTTTGATGTTTACGTTGGAAAAGGTGTTGAAGATGGGAAGAAGAGCCTTGCCATTGCTTTGACATTACAGTCAGTCGAGAGAACTCTGGAAGAAGCTGAAATTTCTGCTGCAGTTAGTGAAATTGTTGCTGTAGTCTCTGAAAAATATGGTGCAGTCCTTCGTGACTAA
- a CDS encoding TIGR02647 family protein — MKFNQQQLNELNLLLQFDLNSRDTGIKVHKTAEKKTQDAVESLYQKNLCTHPDGGYLTDEGIEVAQYADRILRVLTP, encoded by the coding sequence ATGAAATTTAATCAGCAGCAACTCAATGAACTCAATCTACTGCTTCAGTTTGATCTGAATAGTCGTGATACTGGGATCAAAGTTCATAAAACCGCAGAGAAAAAAACGCAGGATGCGGTAGAAAGCCTGTACCAGAAAAACCTCTGTACTCATCCGGATGGTGGTTATCTTACGGATGAAGGCATTGAAGTCGCTCAATATGCGGACCGGATTCTCCGGGTACTGACACCGTAA
- a CDS encoding GNAT family N-acetyltransferase, translating into MSVEIMPICAKWDADICQIIQQVGSEYGAIGDGFGPSDPEVMHMSQHYLDQHRSRYFVALLNGNIIGGGGIAPFGSDPVICELKKLFLLPESRGLGIGKQLVQTCLDYARHKNYHRCYLDTLSSMHSAIRLYEQFGFTHLSQPLTGTIHSGCDIWMLKDLREATL; encoded by the coding sequence ATGAGTGTAGAAATTATGCCGATTTGCGCAAAATGGGATGCGGATATTTGCCAAATCATCCAACAGGTCGGTTCGGAATATGGTGCTATCGGAGATGGCTTCGGTCCTTCAGATCCGGAAGTCATGCACATGAGCCAACATTATCTGGATCAACACCGAAGCCGCTATTTTGTCGCCTTACTCAACGGAAATATCATTGGCGGTGGCGGAATTGCTCCTTTTGGCAGCGATCCGGTTATTTGTGAATTGAAAAAACTGTTTCTACTCCCGGAAAGCCGGGGACTCGGGATCGGCAAACAACTCGTACAAACCTGTCTTGACTATGCCAGACATAAAAACTATCACCGCTGCTATCTCGATACACTATCAAGCATGCACTCAGCAATCCGACTCTACGAGCAGTTTGGATTCACCCATCTGTCTCAACCACTCACCGGCACGATTCATAGCGGCTGTGATATCTGGATGTTAAAAGACCTGAGGGAAGCAACACTGTGA
- the cmoA gene encoding carboxy-S-adenosyl-L-methionine synthase CmoA, with translation MSHKDTIFSAPIDKIGDFTFDERVVEVFPDMIQRSVPGYSNIISAIGMLAERFVKPNTNIYDLGCSLGAATLSMRRHIHHEGCKIVAVDNSPAMVERCQLHIEAYRSDTPVEVIEADIREVDITNASIVVLNFTLQFLSPDDRNQLLEKIYHGLRPGGILILSEKYKFPDTTTNDLLIDLHHEFKRANGYSELEISQKRSAIENVLQPDTIETHKNRFTQIGFRSFDIWFQCFNFGSMFAIK, from the coding sequence ATGAGTCATAAAGACACCATCTTTTCAGCACCTATAGATAAGATCGGGGACTTTACATTCGACGAACGGGTTGTTGAAGTCTTTCCTGATATGATTCAGCGTTCCGTTCCCGGTTACAGTAATATCATTTCTGCAATCGGTATGCTGGCAGAACGTTTCGTCAAGCCCAATACCAATATTTACGACCTCGGATGTTCTCTGGGAGCTGCAACCTTATCGATGCGCCGTCATATTCACCACGAAGGATGCAAAATTGTTGCTGTCGATAATTCACCGGCAATGGTCGAACGTTGTCAGTTACACATTGAAGCTTATCGTTCCGATACTCCGGTTGAGGTGATTGAAGCGGATATCCGGGAAGTGGACATCACAAATGCATCGATTGTCGTTTTGAATTTCACCTTGCAATTCTTATCTCCGGATGACCGTAACCAACTGCTGGAAAAGATCTATCATGGGCTACGTCCGGGCGGAATCCTGATTCTCTCGGAAAAATATAAGTTCCCGGATACAACAACCAATGATCTGCTGATCGATCTACACCATGAGTTCAAACGTGCTAATGGCTACAGCGAGCTGGAAATCAGCCAGAAACGGAGTGCCATTGAGAACGTGCTGCAACCCGACACCATTGAAACACACAAAAATCGCTTTACGCAGATTGGGTTTCGTAGTTTTGATATCTGGTTCCAGTGTTTCAACTTTGGTTCGATGTTCGCAATCAAATAA
- the pheS gene encoding phenylalanine--tRNA ligase subunit alpha codes for MQHLQEIIANASTAIQAADTLNALDEVRVQYLGKKGELTAQLQNLGKLPPEERRTAGQEINAAKNTVQQAIFARKEELQRAELEQKLAAETIDVTLPGRRIENGGIHPITRTIERIESFFGELGFTVESGPEIEDDFHNFDALNIAEDHPARTDHDTFFFNPKLMLRTHTSGVQIRTMEASQPPLRFIAPGRVYRNDYDQTHTPMFHQVEGMLIDENVNFAHLKGILHDFLCNFFEEELEIRFRPSYFPFTEPSAEVDVKRKNGKWLEILGCGMVHPNVLRSVGIDPEKYSGFAFGIGIERLTMLRYGVNDLRAFFENDLRFLKQFK; via the coding sequence ATGCAACATCTACAAGAGATTATTGCCAATGCTAGTACGGCAATTCAGGCTGCTGACACGCTGAATGCGTTGGACGAAGTCCGTGTTCAGTATCTGGGTAAAAAAGGGGAGCTGACTGCTCAGTTGCAAAATCTGGGTAAATTACCGCCAGAAGAACGCCGGACAGCAGGGCAGGAAATCAATGCTGCCAAAAATACAGTTCAGCAAGCCATTTTTGCCAGAAAAGAAGAACTACAGCGTGCAGAATTAGAACAAAAACTGGCGGCTGAAACGATTGACGTGACGCTACCGGGACGCCGTATTGAAAATGGCGGTATTCATCCGATTACACGGACAATCGAGCGTATTGAAAGCTTCTTCGGTGAGCTTGGTTTTACAGTTGAGTCCGGCCCGGAGATTGAAGATGATTTCCACAATTTTGATGCATTGAATATCGCAGAAGATCACCCGGCGAGAACGGACCATGATACCTTTTTCTTTAACCCTAAATTAATGCTCCGGACGCACACTTCTGGTGTACAGATCAGAACGATGGAAGCCAGTCAGCCACCGCTTCGTTTTATTGCGCCGGGCCGGGTTTACCGGAATGATTACGATCAAACGCATACTCCGATGTTCCACCAGGTAGAAGGTATGCTGATTGATGAAAATGTAAACTTTGCTCATTTGAAGGGCATTCTGCATGACTTCTTGTGTAATTTCTTCGAAGAAGAGTTAGAAATCCGTTTCCGTCCTTCTTACTTCCCTTTTACTGAACCATCAGCTGAAGTGGATGTGAAGCGGAAAAATGGTAAATGGCTTGAAATTCTGGGATGCGGTATGGTTCACCCGAATGTTCTGCGTAGTGTTGGTATTGACCCTGAAAAATACTCCGGATTTGCTTTCGGAATCGGTATTGAGCGTCTGACGATGCTTCGTTATGGCGTTAATGATCTGCGGGCATTTTTCGAAAATGATCTGCGTTTCCTCAAACAGTTCAAGTAA